From one Deltaproteobacteria bacterium genomic stretch:
- a CDS encoding S-methyl-5'-thioadenosine phosphorylase yields DVNAEAVLQIIRQNVAMAKAMISHAVSTEILTFRCDCRKAAQGAILTDPNSFPKETKKSLAFLLKKPPE; encoded by the coding sequence ACGATGTCAACGCCGAAGCGGTGCTGCAGATTATCCGGCAGAATGTGGCGATGGCGAAGGCGATGATCTCACATGCCGTTTCGACGGAAATATTGACGTTTCGTTGTGACTGCCGGAAGGCGGCACAGGGTGCGATCCTCACCGATCCGAACTCTTTTCCGAAAGAGACGAAAAAGAGCCTGGCCTTCCTGCTGAAAAAGCCGCCGGAGTGA